The Cellulophaga sp. L1A9 genome window below encodes:
- a CDS encoding DUF6702 family protein codes for MKRRTLNTMKSLKKVFLILLFPLLAFTTAHKFYVTVTNIAYSEKDKALQITSRIFIDDLEKTLNERYGIKGRMATENELKDIEVYIEKYIRSKFIITINQEQREYTYIGKKYDNDIIVVYLEVPEVNYPEMKSISATNEMLTDMFDEQQNVVHFKLLGAKKSFVLTRDNNKGMLNLE; via the coding sequence ATGAAAAGAAGAACACTAAATACTATGAAATCATTGAAGAAAGTTTTTTTAATTTTATTATTCCCCTTGTTAGCATTTACTACTGCGCATAAGTTTTATGTAACGGTAACCAATATTGCGTATTCGGAAAAAGACAAAGCCTTGCAAATTACCTCGCGTATTTTTATTGATGATTTGGAGAAAACGCTTAATGAACGCTACGGAATTAAAGGTAGAATGGCGACTGAAAATGAACTGAAAGATATTGAGGTGTATATTGAAAAATACATTAGGTCAAAATTTATCATTACAATAAACCAAGAACAACGAGAATATACCTATATCGGTAAGAAGTACGATAATGACATCATCGTGGTTTATCTAGAAGTTCCGGAGGTAAATTATCCTGAAATGAAATCTATTTCGGCTACAAATGAAATGCTAACAGATATGTTTGATGAGCAACAGAATGTGGTTCATTTTAAACTTTTAGGAGCGAAAAAGAGTTTTGTTCTCACTCGTGATAATAATAAAGGAATGTTAAACTTGGAATAA
- a CDS encoding carboxypeptidase-like regulatory domain-containing protein, translating into MIKTSLYTACFFICAANLQAQNTVSKEIKGRVSSEDGDVAATHVLNSSAQKAAITDIDGFFTVSARLNDTIVFSAVQFQRKEIVVTKEILASKALYITLDPAQNALNEVVVMPFNLSGALGRDMNKMEVDPPLTAASLGLPNAFVEKMTQAERKAFSARSGGPLIAILNAVSGEAKRLRLIRERMAKYTRTEFIRKAYHDSLYVKQLKIPVDKINDFMYFCEVDSSFAALDKKDNLSIWEFMLQKSFAYRKNYELD; encoded by the coding sequence ATGATAAAAACTAGCCTTTATACCGCTTGTTTTTTTATCTGTGCCGCAAACTTGCAGGCACAAAACACTGTTTCTAAAGAAATAAAAGGTAGGGTATCTAGTGAAGATGGAGATGTAGCCGCTACTCATGTGCTAAATAGTAGCGCTCAAAAAGCAGCGATTACAGATATAGATGGTTTTTTTACGGTATCGGCGCGTCTAAATGATACGATTGTATTCTCTGCAGTACAGTTTCAACGAAAAGAGATTGTAGTCACTAAAGAAATACTAGCGAGTAAAGCCCTCTATATTACCTTAGATCCTGCGCAAAATGCTTTAAATGAAGTTGTGGTTATGCCTTTTAATTTAAGTGGAGCGCTGGGGCGAGATATGAATAAAATGGAGGTAGATCCGCCATTGACAGCAGCAAGTCTGGGATTGCCGAATGCTTTTGTTGAGAAGATGACCCAAGCAGAACGTAAGGCTTTCTCAGCAAGATCAGGAGGACCTTTGATAGCTATACTTAATGCAGTTTCTGGTGAAGCAAAAAGATTGCGCCTGATTCGTGAGCGTATGGCAAAATATACGCGTACGGAGTTTATTCGAAAAGCTTATCATGATTCTTTATATGTGAAGCAATTGAAAATACCTGTAGATAAAATCAATGATTTTATGTATTTCTGCGAGGTAGATTCCTCTTTTGCAGCACTTGATAAGAAAGATAACTTAAGTATTTGGGAATTTATGCTGCAGAAGAGTTTTGCCTACCGAAAAAATTATGAATTAGATTGA
- a CDS encoding carboxypeptidase-like regulatory domain-containing protein: MIRHLKNTVVFILFAASFCGQAQSHFSKAIEGKVSSADGDVAATHVMNISTKKAAITDIDGFFTISASLMDTLVFSAIQYQRKEIVVTAEILTSKTIYITLAPALNQLKEVVVMPYNLTGNLAQDMRSEPVVVAATLGLPNAYVKKKTQSERKLIEATSGGGLIAVTPLINAITGRTKMLKDRVKRDEKYARTERVRAFYLDTLYVTELKIPALKIDDFLYFCEVDDSFSSIVDTHDKIRIWEFLRKKSKVYRENNTIEIP, encoded by the coding sequence TTGATTAGACATTTAAAAAATACTGTTGTTTTTATACTTTTCGCTGCCAGCTTTTGTGGACAGGCGCAAAGTCATTTTTCTAAAGCGATAGAAGGAAAAGTTTCTAGTGCAGATGGGGATGTGGCAGCAACGCATGTCATGAATATTTCTACAAAAAAAGCAGCCATCACAGATATAGACGGCTTTTTTACAATTTCTGCCAGTTTAATGGATACCCTCGTTTTTTCTGCTATTCAATACCAACGAAAAGAAATTGTAGTAACCGCAGAGATTCTTACGAGCAAGACCATTTATATCACTTTAGCGCCTGCATTAAACCAATTGAAGGAAGTGGTCGTTATGCCATATAACTTAACAGGTAATCTAGCTCAAGATATGCGTAGTGAGCCTGTTGTAGTTGCTGCTACATTAGGGTTGCCTAACGCGTATGTGAAGAAGAAAACACAAAGTGAGCGTAAACTCATTGAGGCTACTTCGGGGGGTGGTTTGATTGCTGTAACCCCATTAATTAATGCTATAACAGGGAGAACCAAAATGCTTAAAGATCGTGTAAAGCGCGATGAAAAATATGCCAGAACAGAACGCGTGAGAGCTTTTTATCTTGATACGTTGTATGTAACAGAATTAAAAATTCCGGCATTAAAGATTGATGATTTTTTGTATTTCTGTGAAGTAGATGATTCTTTTTCGAGTATCGTTGATACCCACGATAAAATTAGAATATGGGAATTTCTACGAAAAAAAAGCAAGGTGTACCGGGAAAATAATACTATAGAAATACCGTAA